One Paenibacillus sp. FSL H7-0737 DNA segment encodes these proteins:
- a CDS encoding GNAT family N-acetyltransferase — protein MNSSTMAPVLEIRKCGLNDLERVTALLREFGYPTTLSVMKERLESMENNHLQCTLVAELNNEVVGMVGLRQVISYYKQTDCITEITALIVSEELRGNGLGKRLVAAAEEWAREQGCCQLFLRSGNRVERAPAHAFYRHLGFEKTAGYRFNKALL, from the coding sequence ATGAACAGTAGTACCATGGCACCTGTACTGGAAATTCGCAAATGCGGCTTGAATGATCTGGAGAGAGTGACAGCGCTTCTGCGTGAATTCGGCTATCCAACAACGCTTAGCGTGATGAAAGAGAGACTGGAAAGCATGGAGAATAACCATCTCCAATGCACGCTTGTTGCAGAACTAAACAATGAAGTTGTGGGAATGGTCGGTCTTAGACAGGTAATCTCGTATTACAAACAGACAGATTGTATCACTGAGATTACTGCACTTATCGTATCAGAAGAACTCAGAGGAAACGGACTCGGTAAAAGACTTGTGGCCGCAGCTGAAGAATGGGCACGTGAGCAAGGTTGCTGTCAGCTCTTCTTGAGAAGTGGTAACCGCGTAGAACGCGCACCGGCACATGCTTTTTATCGTCATCTAGGTTTCGAAAAGACAGCAGGCTATCGCTTTAACAAAGCGTTGCTATAA